The following proteins are co-located in the Paludibaculum fermentans genome:
- a CDS encoding DmsE family decaheme c-type cytochrome translates to MAGNSWWIRLLATAAQISLGAATTLAASQYVGSAVCKTCHPGLSVDFYRNPHYKTISSGKEPPEKTGCEGCHGPGSEHVAAKGDKSKISAFSVMQPKQVLDTCLRCHAESLGRANIRRSSHSLASVGCNSCHSIHKSKSQKGLLAKEQREVCYGCHGNVRAQFSQPFKHRVNEGFMNCTDCHNPHGANAANWSMGARPRMVDTALNNEEPCLKCHTDKRGPFAFEHPAVRVEGCASCHVPHGTANARMLKRPVMFTVCLECHNGAGSFGRDADGVQLTPPTHNMADPRFRNCTTCHIRIHGSNADQRFLR, encoded by the coding sequence ATGGCGGGCAACAGTTGGTGGATCAGGCTGCTGGCGACGGCGGCACAGATTTCTCTCGGGGCGGCGACCACGCTGGCGGCTTCCCAATACGTGGGCAGCGCGGTGTGCAAGACGTGCCACCCGGGCCTCTCCGTCGATTTCTACCGTAATCCGCATTACAAGACAATCAGCAGCGGCAAGGAACCTCCCGAAAAGACGGGCTGCGAGGGCTGCCATGGTCCGGGTAGCGAGCACGTCGCGGCGAAGGGCGACAAGTCGAAGATCTCGGCCTTCTCCGTGATGCAGCCCAAGCAGGTGCTGGATACCTGCCTGCGCTGTCACGCCGAGAGCCTGGGCCGGGCCAACATCCGGCGCTCGTCGCACTCGCTGGCCTCCGTGGGCTGCAACTCCTGCCACTCGATTCACAAATCCAAGTCGCAGAAGGGCCTGCTGGCCAAGGAGCAGCGCGAGGTGTGCTACGGCTGCCACGGCAACGTGCGGGCGCAGTTCTCGCAGCCTTTCAAGCACCGCGTCAACGAAGGCTTCATGAACTGTACGGATTGCCACAATCCGCACGGGGCCAACGCCGCCAACTGGAGCATGGGCGCCCGGCCGCGCATGGTCGATACGGCTCTCAACAACGAGGAGCCTTGCCTGAAGTGCCATACGGACAAGCGTGGGCCGTTCGCCTTTGAGCACCCGGCAGTGAGGGTGGAGGGCTGCGCATCGTGCCACGTGCCGCACGGCACCGCCAACGCCAGGATGCTGAAGCGGCCGGTCATGTTCACCGTCTGCCTGGAGTGCCACAACGGAGCGGGTTCGTTTGGACGCGACGCCGACGGCGTGCAACTGACGCCGCCAACCCACAATATGGCCGACCCGCGATTCCGGAACTGTACGACGTGCCACATTCGAATCCACGGCTCCAACGCCGATCAGAGGTTCCTGCGATGA
- a CDS encoding outer membrane beta-barrel protein, whose amino-acid sequence MFRSRIVSLMIAAGMITLMSSVAYGQRFEVGVGGGASLYNSKTLTTPSGDISAKFKPGYSFSGFVGQIGGRLGGEVRYSYMSNQMELAGLGKSYTMGGRSQAIHYDVHIYTNKNKEAKFRPYFLVGGGMKQFTGTGSAVALQPLGNLAVLTNTSQWKPIVTAGGGVRVALSPHMQLRGEVRGYFNEMPTDVITPVTGSLGGWLFNIVPTVSLSYVW is encoded by the coding sequence ATGTTTCGTTCCAGGATCGTTTCGCTGATGATCGCCGCGGGCATGATTACACTAATGTCGTCAGTGGCATACGGACAACGTTTTGAAGTCGGGGTGGGTGGTGGCGCCTCGTTGTACAACTCGAAGACGCTGACAACGCCATCGGGCGATATCAGCGCCAAGTTCAAGCCCGGATACAGCTTCAGCGGCTTTGTCGGCCAGATCGGCGGCCGGCTGGGCGGTGAAGTCCGGTATTCGTACATGTCGAATCAGATGGAACTGGCAGGCCTGGGGAAAAGCTACACCATGGGCGGCCGTTCGCAGGCGATTCACTACGACGTGCACATCTACACGAACAAGAACAAGGAAGCCAAGTTCCGGCCGTACTTTCTGGTGGGCGGCGGTATGAAGCAGTTCACGGGCACCGGGTCCGCTGTGGCGTTGCAGCCGCTGGGCAACCTGGCTGTGCTGACGAACACCAGCCAGTGGAAGCCTATTGTGACGGCCGGCGGCGGCGTGCGCGTGGCGCTCAGCCCCCACATGCAGTTGCGTGGCGAAGTTCGCGGCTACTTCAACGAGATGCCCACGGACGTCATTACTCCTGTCACCGGGAGCCTGGGCGGTTGGCTATTCAACATCGTCCCCACGGTGTCCCTCTCCTACGTCTGGTAG
- a CDS encoding type II secretion system F family protein, producing MAMILSFVVFLAVAIGIALLGMKLWLRPKEAIERVTGGGINSEEEIPTHPSLVFRDMLNRLGTVLPASPKDVSVMQRRLMRAGMRGPNSLRMLYGAKVVLGVALPLIMTAVVWNSSAEGFNKGAAVLAAAGLGFFGPNEYVSLMSRRRQKEIRRGLANSLDLMVVCVESGLGLDQAILQVAKELEHAHPEISEEFAMVNLELKAGKRRPEALRNLAERTAVDDLKKLVAVLIQADRFGTGVAQSLRAHSDFMRVQARQIAEEKAAKLGVKLVFPIFFCILPSLFVVTVGPVAVKIMRELIPMMTGV from the coding sequence ATGGCAATGATTCTCAGTTTCGTGGTCTTTCTGGCGGTGGCGATCGGGATCGCATTGCTGGGGATGAAGCTCTGGCTGCGGCCGAAGGAAGCGATTGAGCGTGTGACGGGCGGCGGCATCAACTCAGAAGAGGAGATTCCAACGCACCCCAGCCTGGTGTTCCGGGACATGCTGAACCGGCTGGGCACGGTGTTGCCGGCGTCACCCAAGGACGTTTCGGTGATGCAGCGCCGGCTGATGCGGGCTGGCATGCGAGGGCCGAACTCGCTGCGGATGCTCTACGGAGCAAAGGTCGTCCTGGGAGTGGCCCTGCCGCTCATCATGACCGCGGTGGTCTGGAATTCCTCGGCCGAGGGCTTCAACAAAGGCGCGGCCGTGCTGGCCGCTGCCGGGTTGGGCTTCTTCGGGCCGAACGAGTATGTGTCGCTGATGTCGCGGCGCAGGCAGAAAGAGATTCGCCGCGGCCTGGCGAACTCGCTCGACCTGATGGTCGTCTGCGTGGAGTCAGGACTTGGTTTGGATCAGGCCATTCTGCAGGTAGCCAAGGAGCTGGAGCACGCGCACCCCGAGATCAGCGAAGAGTTCGCCATGGTGAACCTGGAGCTGAAGGCCGGCAAGAGGCGTCCGGAAGCGTTGCGCAACCTGGCGGAACGTACGGCTGTTGACGATTTGAAGAAGCTGGTCGCCGTCCTGATTCAGGCGGACCGCTTCGGTACGGGCGTGGCGCAGAGCTTGCGCGCGCATTCGGACTTCATGCGAGTCCAGGCGCGCCAGATCGCCGAGGAGAAGGCGGCCAAGCTGGGCGTCAAGCTGGTGTTCCCGATCTTCTTTTGCATTTTGCCGTCATTGTTCGTGGTGACGGTTGGACCGGTGGCTGTCAAGATCATGCGGGAGTTGATCCCCATGATGACTGGCGTGTGA
- a CDS encoding type II secretion system F family protein gives MNFILILLVIWAAVAGGWWILSNAFKSADADKIKNRLLGTNRLGRGKKGDKSAIPLITEEDKITGKYVLRVLHRYQLQDRLKTLLDQAGLKWKVARLIHMCLALFLAGFAAGWLFLPARFQSLAVLPALAAGFLPLMYVTHKRKQRLHKFEELFPESLEFVARSMRAGHAFSVSLEMLHREFQEPLAGEFRRTFEEHNLGLPLDAALQKLAVRVPSLDVHFFVSAVLLQKRTGGNLAEILDKLAYVIRERFKLRGKIRAISAHGRMTGMALSSIPCAVAAIMFLVNPDYVTFFVREEVGNMMALGAVGLQIIGYLIIKKIVNIEV, from the coding sequence ATGAACTTCATCCTCATCCTTCTTGTCATCTGGGCTGCTGTCGCCGGCGGCTGGTGGATCCTGTCCAACGCCTTCAAGAGCGCCGATGCGGACAAGATTAAGAACCGGCTGCTGGGCACGAACCGGCTGGGGCGCGGCAAGAAGGGCGACAAGTCGGCGATCCCCCTCATCACGGAAGAGGACAAGATCACAGGCAAGTACGTCCTGAGGGTCTTGCATCGCTACCAGTTGCAGGACCGGTTGAAGACGCTGCTGGACCAGGCGGGCCTGAAATGGAAAGTGGCGCGGCTGATCCACATGTGCCTGGCGCTGTTCCTGGCCGGCTTCGCCGCGGGGTGGTTGTTCCTGCCGGCCCGCTTCCAGTCGTTGGCCGTGTTGCCGGCGCTGGCCGCCGGATTCCTGCCGTTGATGTACGTCACGCACAAGCGCAAACAGCGCCTGCACAAGTTCGAAGAACTGTTTCCGGAGAGTCTGGAATTCGTGGCCCGCTCGATGCGAGCCGGGCACGCGTTCTCGGTTTCCCTGGAAATGCTGCACCGTGAGTTTCAGGAGCCGCTGGCGGGCGAGTTCCGGCGCACTTTTGAGGAGCACAACCTTGGCCTGCCGCTGGATGCGGCGCTGCAGAAGCTGGCTGTCCGGGTGCCTTCGCTGGACGTTCACTTTTTCGTATCGGCGGTGCTGCTGCAGAAGCGCACCGGCGGCAACCTGGCCGAGATTCTGGACAAACTGGCGTACGTCATCCGCGAACGGTTCAAGTTGCGCGGCAAGATCCGTGCCATCAGCGCGCACGGCCGCATGACGGGCATGGCTCTCTCGTCCATCCCTTGCGCGGTGGCGGCAATCATGTTCCTGGTCAATCCCGACTATGTGACCTTCTTTGTGCGCGAGGAAGTGGGCAACATGATGGCGCTGGGCGCGGTCGGGCTGCAGATTATCGGCTATCTCATCATCAAGAAGATCGTGAATATCGAGGTCTAG
- a CDS encoding CpaF family protein has protein sequence MDQKPAQPISWEQRLLKNAGKPKSSLKPEYQELKFTLHRKLLDKINLEALATIDNQRVRGEVRSALISLIDSEPTLLSALEKQQICEEVLDEVFGLGPLEPLLQDPTISDILVNGSKQVYVERKGLLELTSVTFRDDQHLLRIIDKIVSQVGRRVDESTPMVDARLLDGSRVNAIIPPLALDGPLMSIRRFSQDKLMPADLVEKKALTRGMMELLEAAVKAHLNIIIIGGTGAGKTTLLNALSFFINPKERIITIEDAAELQLKQPHVARLETRPPNLEGHGAVRQRELLINSLRMRPDRIVVGEVRGAEALDMLQAMNTGHDGSLTTIHANSPRDGISRLEVMVSLANASMQLLSIRQQIASAVHVLVQAARLSDGSRRVTNITEVTGMEGEVVTLQDIFVFEKRGLSPEGRVLGRFAATGIRPKFYEKLLAAGIRLRPDLFDEVVEI, from the coding sequence ATGGATCAAAAACCGGCTCAGCCGATCTCCTGGGAACAACGGCTTCTGAAGAATGCCGGGAAGCCCAAATCGTCGTTGAAGCCGGAGTATCAGGAACTCAAGTTCACCCTGCATCGGAAGCTGCTGGACAAGATCAACCTCGAAGCGCTGGCGACAATCGACAACCAGCGGGTGAGGGGTGAGGTTCGCTCGGCGCTGATCTCGCTGATCGACAGCGAACCGACGCTGCTGAGCGCGCTGGAGAAGCAGCAGATCTGCGAAGAGGTCCTGGACGAAGTTTTCGGACTGGGCCCGCTGGAACCGCTGCTGCAGGATCCGACCATCTCGGACATCCTGGTGAACGGCAGCAAGCAGGTCTATGTGGAACGCAAGGGCCTGCTGGAGTTGACCAGCGTCACCTTCCGCGACGACCAGCACCTGCTGCGCATCATTGACAAGATTGTCAGCCAGGTGGGCCGCCGCGTTGACGAATCGACGCCGATGGTCGACGCCCGCCTGCTGGACGGCAGCCGCGTCAACGCGATTATTCCGCCGCTGGCACTGGACGGGCCGCTGATGTCCATCCGCCGCTTTTCCCAGGACAAGCTGATGCCGGCTGACCTGGTGGAGAAGAAGGCGCTGACTCGCGGCATGATGGAGCTGCTGGAAGCGGCCGTAAAGGCCCACCTGAACATCATCATCATTGGTGGTACGGGCGCCGGTAAGACGACCCTGCTCAACGCGCTCTCTTTCTTCATCAATCCCAAGGAACGCATCATTACGATTGAGGACGCGGCCGAACTGCAGCTGAAGCAGCCGCACGTGGCCCGCCTCGAAACGCGTCCGCCGAACCTGGAAGGCCACGGCGCGGTCCGCCAGCGCGAGTTGTTGATCAACAGCTTGCGTATGCGTCCGGACCGGATCGTCGTTGGCGAAGTCCGCGGCGCGGAAGCGCTGGACATGTTGCAGGCCATGAACACGGGCCACGACGGATCGTTGACCACCATCCACGCCAATTCACCTCGCGACGGCATCAGCCGTCTGGAAGTGATGGTTTCGCTGGCCAACGCCAGCATGCAGCTGCTCTCCATCCGCCAGCAGATCGCCAGCGCCGTGCACGTTCTGGTGCAGGCGGCGCGCTTGAGCGATGGTTCGCGCCGGGTGACGAACATTACCGAGGTGACGGGCATGGAAGGCGAAGTCGTGACGCTGCAGGACATCTTCGTCTTTGAAAAACGCGGACTGTCGCCCGAGGGACGCGTGCTGGGCCGCTTTGCGGCGACCGGCATCCGGCCGAAGTTCTACGAGAAGCTGCTGGCGGCCGGCATTCGCCTGCGGCCTGACCTGTTCGACGAAGTAGTGGAGATCTGA
- a CDS encoding AAA family ATPase — translation MARRLQLSLAESRVFEVLSELKSYPMEQTLEIRLRQIQPEVVLLDVATDLNVALRLMRFIAGFQPAIQVIGVHNDNDPQVLIQSLRAGACEFLYEPFDVAAQKEATARICRMREPEGHSKQDFGKVITFSSAKPGSGASTLATQTAYCLKRMTGKRVLLADFDILSGSIAFALKVNPTYSLMDALERSEQLDPGLWSSFVVNAGGLDVLAAPDTAMSDSIEFSRLHDVLEYARMLYDWVVVDLPTVFHRLSLFVLSEADQSYLVSTSELPSLHLARRAVAMLGQLGYGKDRFQMVVNRVNRKADISTADMEKIFTCSVFASFPNDYYALHKVVTRAEPLPADCDLGRSIEQLSARIAGLGQSDKKTGSGVMETKPALSEG, via the coding sequence ATGGCCCGACGCCTTCAGTTGTCGCTTGCCGAATCCAGGGTTTTCGAGGTTCTGTCGGAGCTGAAGAGCTATCCGATGGAGCAGACGCTGGAGATCCGGTTGAGGCAGATACAACCTGAGGTCGTGTTGCTGGATGTCGCCACAGATCTGAATGTGGCGCTCCGGCTGATGCGGTTCATCGCTGGTTTCCAGCCGGCGATTCAGGTGATCGGGGTCCACAACGACAACGATCCCCAGGTGCTGATTCAGAGCCTGCGGGCAGGGGCTTGTGAGTTCCTGTATGAGCCGTTCGACGTGGCGGCGCAGAAGGAAGCAACGGCGCGGATCTGCCGCATGCGGGAGCCTGAGGGCCACTCCAAGCAGGACTTCGGAAAGGTGATCACGTTCTCGTCGGCGAAGCCTGGATCCGGGGCCTCGACGCTGGCCACGCAGACGGCATACTGCCTGAAGCGGATGACCGGGAAGCGGGTGCTGCTGGCGGACTTCGACATCCTGAGCGGGTCGATTGCGTTTGCGTTGAAGGTGAATCCGACGTACTCGCTGATGGATGCCCTGGAACGGTCTGAGCAGTTGGATCCGGGTCTCTGGTCCTCGTTTGTAGTGAACGCAGGTGGGTTGGATGTGTTGGCGGCGCCGGATACGGCCATGTCGGATTCGATCGAGTTCAGCCGTCTGCACGACGTCCTGGAGTATGCCCGCATGCTCTACGACTGGGTGGTGGTGGACTTGCCCACGGTATTCCACCGGCTGAGCCTGTTTGTGCTGTCGGAGGCGGATCAATCGTATCTCGTCTCGACTTCGGAGCTGCCCAGCCTGCACCTTGCCCGGCGCGCCGTCGCCATGCTGGGCCAGTTGGGCTACGGCAAGGACCGGTTTCAGATGGTGGTCAACCGGGTGAACCGGAAGGCCGACATCTCGACCGCGGACATGGAGAAGATCTTCACGTGCTCGGTGTTCGCGTCGTTTCCGAACGACTACTATGCTTTGCACAAAGTGGTGACGCGGGCTGAACCGCTGCCGGCCGATTGTGACCTGGGCCGGAGCATTGAACAGCTCTCGGCTCGTATCGCGGGCCTGGGGCAGAGCGACAAGAAGACCGGCTCCGGAGTAATGGAAACGAAGCCGGCGCTGTCGGAGGGGTAA